One genomic segment of Oncorhynchus kisutch isolate 150728-3 linkage group LG15, Okis_V2, whole genome shotgun sequence includes these proteins:
- the LOC109905969 gene encoding neuronal acetylcholine receptor subunit non-alpha-3 produces MRIIMNLRVSVLVLSAMCAFCLGTIPGEFGSLAEMEDLLLRNLFQGYQRWVRPIQHANDTVTVRFGLKISQLVDVDEKNQLMTTNVWLWQEWIDYKLRWNPEDYGGITSIRVPSETIWLPDIVLYENADGRFEGSLMTKAIVKSNGRITWTPPASYKSACTMDVTFFPFDRQNCSMKFGSWTYDGNMVDMILLDDYVDRKDFFDNGEWEILNATGARGNRRDGLYSFPFITYSFILKRLPLFYTLFLIIPCLGLSFLTVLVFYLPSDEGEKLSLSTSVLVSLTVFLLVIEEIIPSSSKVIPLIGEYLLFIMIFVTLSIIVTVFVINVHHRSSATYHTMSPWVRSLFLQRLPRMLCMRGHTDRYHYPELAPESPEQDPRSGGQRSSGAHGQSPLEGKEDESQAWVTMLERATYSVRYISCHIRKEHFIREVVQDWKFVAQVLDRIFLWAFLTVSVLGTILIFTPALQIFLSTPPQSGPSNPH; encoded by the exons ATGAGAATCATCATGAATTTGCGGGTATCTGTGCTTGTCCTTTCGGCGATGTGTGCGTTTTGTCTCGGCACCATCCCCG GTGAGTTTGGCTCTCTGGCTGAGATGGAGGACCTCCTGTTAAGGAACCTGTTCCAGGGGTACCAGCGCTGGGTCCGGCCCATCCAGCACGCCAACGACACGGTCACAGTACGCTTTGGACTCAAGATCTCACAGCTGGTGGACGTG gatgagaAGAACCAGCTGATGACCACTAATGTGTGGCTGTGGCAG GAGTGGATAGATTATAAACTGCGATGGAACCCTGAGGACTATGGTGGGATCACATCGATCAGAGTTCCATCTGAGACCATCTGGTTGCCCGACATTGTGCTCTATGAGAA tgctGACGGGCGGTTCGAGGGCTCCCTGATGACCAAAGCCATCGTTAAGTCCAACGGTAGAATCACGTGGACCCCTCCGGCCAGCTACAAGTCGGCCTGCACTATGGACGTCACCTTCTTCCCCTTCGACAGACAGAACTGCTCCATGAAGTTTGGCTCCTGGACCTACGATGGTAACATGGTGGACATGATCCTGTTAGACGACTATGTCGACAGGAAGGACTTCTTCGACAACGGCGAGTGGGAGATCCTGAACGCCACGGGGGCCAGAGGAAACCGGCGAGATGGGCTTTATTCCTTCCCCTTTATAACGTACTCGTTCATTCTGAAACGTCTTCCGTTGTTCTATACACTGTTTCTAATTATCCCGTGCCTCGGTCTGTCGTTCCTGACCGTGCTGGTGTTCTATCTGCCATCTGATGAAGGGgagaagctctctctctccacctccgtCCTTGTGTCTCTCACTGTGTTCCTCCTGGTCATAGAAGAGATCATCCCGTCTTCCTCCAAGGTCATCCCTCTCATCGGGGAGTACCTCCTCTTCATCATGATCTTCGTCACCCTCTCCATCATCgtcacagtgtttgtcatcaaCGTGCACCACCGGTCCTCAGCCACCTACCACACCATGTCCCCCTGGGTTCGTTCCCTCTTCCTTCAGAGGCTACCTCGGATGCTGTGCATGCGGGGCCACACTGACCGGTACCACTACCCCGAGCTGGCGCCGGAGAGTCCTGAGCAGGATCCCCGGTCTGGGGGTCAGAGGAGCAGCGGGGCCCATGGACAGAGTCCTCTGGAGGGGAAGGAAGATGAGAGTCAAGCCTGGGTCACCATGCTGGAGAGAGCTACGTACTCCGTGCGTTACATCAGCTGCCATATACGCAAGGAACACTTTATCAGAGAG GTGGTCCAGGACTGGAAGTTTGTGGCTCAGGTTCTGGACAGGATCTTCCTGTGGGCCTTCCTCACTGTGTCGGTCCTAGGGACCATCCTGATCTTCACCCCTGCCCTGCAGATATTCCTTAGTACCCCTCCCCAGTCAGGACCCAGCAACCCCCATTAA